From the Deinococcus radiophilus genome, one window contains:
- a CDS encoding tetratricopeptide repeat protein produces MKISYLTLALGWSAALLGSGSAQTLIDTSAAIGVNNTLQSISGPGTNIVPQVQERLNGIMEGQQAAQAGVLAPAAVSATGTPAVQPEYLPLTGEQRTALQGAYTALEQGGAGAARSAFEALISQNYRHPEAHFGLALALLAQGQTEAARFELGQLVQLAPNRFEGPYNLGVLAVQAADYTAARGYFEQAAQLAKTTGNEDVQLYVLDALASEQARAQDWAGLRATLGEMVTLAPGDAELQLRLAQAQALLGEGVAALPGAYQALGSAQTQVSAALLLADIYLAQGLPERGLGEVDRVLATTTDPASRAPLLLRRAALLGVVGQLDEAVTAAAQGVRLNNKDAGAWALLGNLRSRAGQTQQALQAYREAALLEPRSAAYRTELATLRLRLNRYAEARRDAELALNLEPDAVSRARAELVLGLLDYRSDRYASAANLLRASASSLPTAETWLWLGLSEYQLGNYTAAAEALGQSVSLDPAPLARLNLGSALLASGRAAEAEVILQALVTETPGNAQAWYVLGLAQREQGRAADARRTLGTAAELGSAAARGALE; encoded by the coding sequence ATGAAGATTTCTTACCTGACCCTGGCGCTTGGATGGAGTGCCGCCCTGCTGGGCAGTGGCTCGGCGCAAACGTTGATCGACACCTCGGCTGCCATTGGCGTGAACAACACCCTGCAGAGCATCAGCGGACCGGGCACCAATATCGTGCCACAGGTTCAAGAGCGCCTGAACGGCATCATGGAAGGCCAGCAGGCCGCCCAGGCAGGTGTCTTGGCCCCTGCTGCAGTGAGCGCTACAGGCACCCCGGCCGTCCAGCCGGAATACCTGCCGCTCACGGGCGAGCAACGCACTGCACTGCAAGGCGCCTACACCGCTCTGGAACAGGGGGGCGCCGGGGCGGCCCGCAGTGCCTTCGAAGCCCTCATTTCCCAGAATTACCGTCACCCCGAAGCCCACTTCGGGCTGGCACTGGCCCTGCTGGCCCAGGGACAGACCGAAGCGGCCCGCTTTGAGCTGGGCCAGCTGGTGCAACTGGCTCCTAACCGCTTTGAAGGCCCCTACAACCTAGGCGTGCTGGCCGTGCAGGCGGCGGACTATACGGCTGCACGTGGCTACTTTGAGCAGGCCGCTCAACTGGCCAAGACCACTGGCAACGAAGACGTACAGCTCTATGTGCTAGACGCTTTGGCCTCCGAGCAGGCGCGCGCCCAGGACTGGGCTGGCCTACGGGCCACGCTGGGCGAAATGGTCACGCTGGCCCCTGGCGATGCGGAACTGCAGCTGCGCCTGGCCCAGGCCCAAGCCCTGCTCGGCGAGGGCGTGGCCGCACTTCCCGGAGCTTATCAGGCGCTGGGCAGTGCTCAGACCCAGGTCAGCGCGGCGCTGCTGCTGGCCGATATCTATCTGGCCCAGGGCTTGCCGGAACGCGGTCTGGGAGAAGTGGACCGCGTTCTGGCGACCACCACCGACCCGGCCAGCCGCGCTCCTTTGTTGCTGCGCCGCGCTGCCCTGCTGGGCGTGGTCGGCCAGCTGGATGAAGCCGTGACGGCTGCCGCTCAGGGCGTGCGCCTAAACAACAAAGACGCTGGCGCCTGGGCCTTGCTGGGCAATCTACGCAGCCGCGCTGGGCAGACCCAGCAGGCCTTGCAGGCCTACCGCGAAGCTGCCCTGCTGGAACCGCGCAGCGCCGCCTACCGCACCGAGCTGGCCACGCTGCGCCTGCGTCTGAACCGCTACGCCGAAGCCCGCCGCGACGCTGAGCTGGCTCTGAACCTGGAGCCTGACGCCGTGAGCCGCGCCCGCGCCGAACTGGTTCTGGGCCTGCTGGACTACCGCAGCGACCGCTACGCTTCAGCCGCCAACCTGCTGCGGGCCAGCGCCTCTAGCCTGCCGACTGCCGAAACCTGGCTGTGGCTGGGACTGAGTGAATACCAGTTGGGCAACTACACCGCTGCCGCTGAAGCACTGGGCCAGAGCGTCAGCCTGGACCCTGCACCGCTGGCCCGCCTGAATCTAGGATCGGCTCTGCTGGCCTCTGGCCGGGCTGCCGAAGCCGAGGTGATCTTGCAAGCACTCGTCACAGAGACGCCTGGAAATGCTCAGGCCTGGTATGTCCTGGGACTGGCCCAGCGTGAACAGGGACGCGCAGCCGATGCCCGCCGCACCCTGGGAACCGCCGCCGAGCTGGGAAGCGCTGCTGCCCGTGGAGCACTGGAATGA
- a CDS encoding redox-sensing transcriptional repressor Rex: MKKERALTIPSATVSRLVTYLRILEELELAGEPRTSSSDLAERAQVTAFQVRKDLAYFGRFGKRGMGYSVALLKREIIDALGLNLHWPVIVVGMGRLGHAIANFPVAAEYQFEYVGLFDVDPQVVGTSIGNLPILHMSQLPSFVHERGVKMAFLTVPPERAQATAEKLVQAGITSILNFAPIVLRPPLSENEKDVGKTKTWHNVTVENVDFLAGMKRLAYYTHDPKSPAVEEV; the protein is encoded by the coding sequence ATGAAAAAAGAGCGAGCTCTGACCATCCCCTCGGCCACCGTCAGCCGCTTGGTCACCTATCTGCGGATTCTTGAGGAGCTGGAGCTGGCGGGAGAACCCAGAACCAGTTCCAGTGACCTGGCCGAACGTGCCCAGGTCACTGCTTTTCAGGTTCGTAAGGATTTGGCCTACTTTGGCCGTTTCGGGAAACGCGGGATGGGCTACTCCGTCGCCTTGCTCAAGCGGGAAATTATTGACGCCCTGGGGCTGAACCTCCACTGGCCGGTCATCGTGGTCGGCATGGGCCGCTTAGGTCACGCCATTGCCAACTTCCCGGTTGCTGCCGAATACCAGTTCGAGTACGTTGGTTTATTTGATGTCGACCCACAGGTGGTCGGAACGTCTATCGGCAATCTTCCCATCCTTCATATGAGTCAGCTTCCTTCCTTCGTCCATGAACGTGGCGTGAAAATGGCTTTCCTCACCGTGCCTCCTGAACGTGCACAGGCTACCGCTGAAAAGCTCGTCCAGGCCGGGATTACCAGCATTCTCAACTTTGCACCCATCGTCCTCAGGCCCCCACTCAGTGAAAATGAAAAAGATGTTGGTAAGACAAAGACCTGGCATAATGTGACTGTCGAGAATGTTGACTTTTTAGCGGGCATGAAGCGCCTTGCGTACTACACGCATGATCCGAAGTCACCCGCCGTGGAGGAAGTATGA
- a CDS encoding Sir2 family NAD-dependent protein deacetylase, with protein MDLAAARQVLQSAAHVAVLTGAGVSAASGIPTFREAQSGHWARFRPEDLASPQAYAHDPDTVWAWYAGRYRDVSAAQPNGGHTWLAELERRKGAGFFLATQNVDGLHARAGSGSLGGRLVELHGNLSQARDEVTGIIHSLPAPADLILPPRSPAGHRMRPHVVWFGEFLPEDALAAAEQAFAEAEVALIIGTSSVVYPAAGLALETLRGGGRVIEINPEATELTPAASLSLRMGAEEGLAALLEGVDELS; from the coding sequence CTGGACCTTGCCGCCGCCCGTCAAGTCCTTCAGTCAGCGGCCCATGTCGCCGTGCTGACCGGAGCTGGGGTCAGTGCGGCCAGCGGTATTCCCACTTTCCGCGAGGCCCAGAGCGGCCACTGGGCACGGTTCCGGCCCGAAGACCTGGCCAGCCCACAGGCGTATGCCCACGACCCTGATACGGTCTGGGCATGGTACGCGGGCCGCTACCGCGACGTGTCTGCGGCGCAGCCTAACGGGGGCCATACCTGGCTGGCCGAGCTGGAGCGCCGCAAAGGGGCTGGATTCTTTCTGGCAACCCAGAATGTAGACGGCCTGCACGCCCGCGCCGGCAGCGGCAGCCTGGGTGGTCGGCTGGTCGAACTTCACGGCAATCTGTCGCAGGCCCGTGACGAGGTAACCGGCATCATTCATAGTCTCCCGGCCCCCGCTGACTTGATTCTGCCGCCGCGGTCCCCAGCGGGCCACCGCATGCGTCCCCATGTGGTGTGGTTTGGAGAATTCTTGCCGGAAGACGCACTGGCTGCCGCCGAGCAGGCGTTTGCTGAAGCGGAGGTGGCCCTGATTATCGGGACCAGCAGTGTGGTGTATCCGGCAGCGGGACTGGCCCTGGAAACGCTGCGGGGTGGGGGGCGGGTGATCGAGATCAACCCAGAGGCTACCGAGCTGACTCCGGCTGCCAGTCTCAGCCTGCGAATGGGAGCGGAAGAGGGGTTGGCGGCGCTGCTGGAGGGCGTGGATGAACTCAGTTAA
- a CDS encoding SPOR domain-containing protein — protein sequence MSRLQGRSRWPDILIGLVVLGLLIGFATLLFGQNRAETTTAVTQVETAPAIPAAPGTATTTTTQTTETTTTSDEAGEESGVEGEEEDGEPSVTQAPEVTEPEQPDVEITPAPAQTEAAPTITDPEPATSTEPSTETTPAPAASAAVTPRPGGAVPTSASRVPNRNEYRISLGGFGTSAQAVQRTAQVAALGYTVYSIDLGDQVVAQVGPFENSAAAQRALADIQRAYPGAALFAPRPGATAPAPTPDAPAPGTPTTSAPTPAPAPRAPAAAPVPTPRPSTSAPTPTPQPATPAPAPAQPAPRPATPAPTPAAPAPTQSTPAPAQSTPAQPAPTPATPAPAAATGPVYLQVGAFDDADRAQQLVSDLQGQGFNPSVNAPEGERVRVIIGPFAPNEVAGAEARLDASGYDHFRLR from the coding sequence ATGAGTCGCCTTCAGGGGCGCAGCCGCTGGCCTGACATCCTGATCGGCCTGGTCGTTCTGGGGCTACTCATCGGATTCGCCACGCTGCTGTTCGGACAGAATCGCGCCGAAACCACCACCGCAGTCACCCAGGTCGAAACCGCCCCAGCCATTCCGGCTGCGCCAGGCACCGCAACCACCACGACCACTCAGACCACCGAAACCACCACCACAAGTGATGAAGCCGGCGAAGAGAGTGGTGTTGAGGGTGAGGAGGAAGACGGGGAACCCAGTGTGACCCAAGCTCCCGAAGTGACGGAACCTGAGCAGCCGGATGTCGAAATTACGCCCGCACCTGCTCAAACCGAGGCGGCACCGACCATCACCGACCCAGAGCCAGCGACGAGCACCGAGCCATCCACCGAAACGACTCCTGCCCCTGCCGCCAGCGCAGCCGTGACACCGCGTCCTGGTGGCGCCGTACCGACCAGCGCCAGCCGAGTTCCCAACCGCAACGAATACCGTATCAGTCTGGGCGGCTTTGGCACTTCGGCGCAGGCTGTTCAGCGGACCGCGCAGGTGGCGGCCCTGGGCTACACCGTGTACTCCATTGACCTGGGCGATCAGGTGGTGGCCCAGGTCGGCCCCTTCGAGAACTCAGCTGCCGCGCAGCGGGCACTGGCAGACATCCAGCGGGCCTACCCCGGCGCGGCTCTCTTTGCTCCCCGCCCTGGGGCTACGGCACCTGCTCCAACTCCCGATGCTCCGGCACCTGGCACGCCGACTACCAGTGCCCCTACACCAGCACCTGCCCCACGTGCACCAGCTGCAGCACCTGTACCGACGCCACGGCCCAGTACGTCAGCTCCGACCCCGACACCGCAGCCCGCGACCCCGGCTCCAGCACCCGCTCAGCCAGCGCCCCGTCCGGCGACTCCCGCGCCAACGCCTGCTGCTCCGGCCCCCACTCAGAGCACCCCAGCGCCGGCCCAGAGCACTCCCGCGCAACCTGCTCCCACACCAGCTACGCCGGCACCGGCAGCCGCCACCGGCCCGGTTTACCTGCAAGTCGGAGCCTTCGACGACGCCGACCGTGCCCAGCAGTTGGTCAGCGATCTGCAAGGACAGGGATTCAATCCCAGCGTCAATGCGCCGGAAGGCGAGCGGGTCCGCGTCATCATCGGTCCCTTTGCGCCTAACGAAGTCGCAGGTGCCGAAGCCCGACTGGATGCCAGCGGTTACGATCATTTCCGCCTCCGCTAA